A single window of Prochlorococcus marinus XMU1410 DNA harbors:
- a CDS encoding recombinase family protein — protein MTFKFKRKRILLSEKSKNSKAIGYARATNNEYEYLEEQIKILKEEGCSLVFSEFISLDEEIKPQLNKAIDSLSKGDEIIITQLDRAFKNKKECLITINKLINKDIQLRTLTGFFAVNESSNANSSIFKILYELENLEEKSLGERKKEQLLRRKLSGNNLGGRPKISPLKESLVIRLRNEGYSYRSIRSQTGIALSTIRRVILEGELT, from the coding sequence TTGACTTTTAAATTTAAAAGAAAACGTATTTTATTATCGGAAAAAAGTAAAAACTCTAAAGCAATAGGTTATGCTAGAGCTACTAATAACGAATATGAATATTTAGAAGAGCAAATAAAAATTTTGAAGGAAGAGGGTTGCAGTCTAGTGTTCTCTGAATTTATAAGTTTAGATGAAGAAATCAAACCCCAACTCAATAAAGCTATAGATTCCTTATCAAAAGGCGATGAAATAATAATAACTCAGCTTGATCGAGCATTTAAAAATAAAAAAGAATGTTTGATAACAATTAATAAACTTATTAATAAGGATATTCAATTGCGAACTTTGACTGGTTTTTTTGCTGTTAATGAATCTTCTAATGCAAATTCTTCAATTTTTAAGATTTTATATGAATTAGAAAATTTAGAAGAAAAAAGTTTAGGTGAAAGAAAAAAAGAACAACTATTACGCAGAAAATTATCTGGAAATAATTTGGGAGGAAGGCCCAAAATAAGTCCTCTTAAAGAATCTTTAGTAATCAGATTGCGTAATGAAGGATATTCTTATCGATCAATCAGATCACAAACAGGAATTGCGTTATCAACAATAAGAAGAGTAATTTTGGAAGGAGAACTAACATAA
- the rpsJ gene encoding 30S ribosomal protein S10, whose translation MTASITQQKIRIRLKAFDRRMLDLSCDKIIQTADTTSASAIGPIPLPTKRKIYCVLRSPHVDKDSREHFETRTHRRIIDIYSPSAKTIDALMKLDLPSGVDIEVKL comes from the coding sequence ATGACCGCATCAATTACACAACAAAAAATAAGAATAAGACTGAAAGCATTTGATAGAAGAATGCTTGATTTATCTTGCGACAAAATAATCCAAACTGCTGATACTACTTCTGCCTCGGCAATAGGTCCAATACCTTTACCTACAAAAAGGAAGATTTATTGTGTCCTAAGATCACCACATGTTGATAAAGATTCTAGAGAGCATTTTGAAACAAGAACACACCGAAGAATAATAGATATCTATAGTCCTTCTGCAAAAACTATTGATGCTTTAATGAAACTTGATCTCCCTAGTGGAGTAGATATAGAAGTTAAACTTTAA
- the tuf gene encoding elongation factor Tu, with translation MAREKFERNKPHVNIGTIGHVDHGKTTLTAAITNVLAKKGQAQAQDYGDIDGAPEERERGITINTAHVEYETEGRHYAHVDCPGHADYVKNMITGAAQMDGAILVCAATDGPMAQTKEHILLAKQVGVPALVVALNKCDMVDDEEIIELVEMEIRELLDSYDFPGDDIPIVQVSGLKALEGDSTWESKIEELMKAVDASIPEPEREVDKPFLMAVEDVFSITGRGTVATGRIERGKVKVGEEVEIVGIRDTRLTTVTGVEMFRKLLDEGMAGDNVGLLLRGVQKEDIERGMVLVKKGSITPHTKFEGEVYVLKKEEGGRHTPFFAGYRPQFYIRTTDVTGQITAFTSDDGSNVEMVMPGDRIKMTGELICPVAIEQGMRFAIREGGRTIGAGVVSKILK, from the coding sequence ATGGCTCGCGAGAAGTTCGAAAGGAACAAACCACATGTCAACATAGGTACTATTGGCCATGTTGATCATGGAAAAACAACACTAACTGCTGCTATTACTAATGTATTAGCCAAAAAAGGTCAAGCTCAAGCTCAAGACTATGGAGACATTGATGGTGCTCCTGAAGAAAGAGAGCGTGGCATTACCATTAATACAGCTCACGTTGAATATGAAACTGAAGGCAGACATTACGCCCATGTCGATTGCCCAGGTCACGCTGATTATGTGAAAAACATGATTACAGGGGCTGCACAGATGGATGGCGCTATTTTAGTTTGCGCAGCTACAGATGGACCTATGGCTCAAACAAAAGAGCATATTCTTTTAGCTAAACAGGTTGGAGTTCCTGCTCTTGTAGTTGCTCTCAATAAGTGCGATATGGTCGATGATGAAGAAATTATTGAACTTGTTGAAATGGAAATCAGAGAACTATTAGATAGTTATGACTTCCCCGGAGATGATATTCCTATTGTTCAAGTTTCTGGTTTAAAAGCTCTCGAAGGTGATTCAACTTGGGAATCAAAGATTGAAGAACTAATGAAAGCAGTAGATGCTAGTATTCCTGAGCCTGAAAGAGAAGTTGATAAACCATTCTTGATGGCAGTAGAAGATGTTTTCTCTATTACTGGTAGAGGAACTGTTGCTACTGGAAGAATTGAAAGAGGTAAAGTTAAGGTTGGAGAAGAAGTCGAAATAGTTGGAATAAGAGACACAAGATTAACTACCGTTACTGGTGTTGAAATGTTCCGAAAACTTCTTGATGAAGGTATGGCTGGCGATAATGTCGGTTTACTCTTACGTGGTGTCCAAAAAGAAGATATTGAGAGAGGGATGGTACTTGTTAAGAAAGGATCTATTACCCCTCATACTAAGTTTGAAGGAGAAGTTTACGTTCTAAAAAAAGAAGAGGGTGGAAGACATACCCCTTTCTTTGCCGGATATAGACCTCAGTTCTACATCAGAACAACCGATGTGACAGGTCAAATAACCGCATTTACTTCTGATGATGGTTCTAATGTTGAAATGGTTATGCCAGGAGACAGAATTAAGATGACTGGAGAATTAATTTGTCCAGTAGCTATTGAACAAGGTATGCGTTTCGCAATCCGTGAAGGTGGACGTACTATTGGTGCTGGAGTTGTTTCTAAAATACTCAAATAA
- the rpsL gene encoding 30S ribosomal protein S12, giving the protein MPTISQLIGSERKRLTKKTKSPALKACPERRGVCTRVYTSTPKKPNSALRKVARVRLTSGFEVTAYIPGIGHNLQEHSVVLLRGGRVKDLPGVRYHIIRGTLDTAGVKDRRQSRSKYGAKAPKN; this is encoded by the coding sequence ATGCCCACCATCTCGCAATTAATAGGTTCAGAAAGAAAACGTCTGACAAAGAAAACAAAATCTCCTGCATTAAAAGCTTGCCCTGAAAGAAGAGGAGTATGTACAAGAGTCTACACATCAACACCAAAAAAGCCTAATTCAGCTTTGAGAAAAGTTGCTAGGGTTAGATTGACTTCTGGTTTCGAAGTAACTGCTTACATACCTGGTATTGGACATAACTTGCAAGAACACTCTGTCGTTTTACTTAGGGGTGGAAGAGTTAAGGATTTACCAGGAGTTAGATACCATATAATAAGAGGAACTTTAGATACTGCTGGAGTCAAAGATAGACGTCAATCCAGATCTAAGTATGGAGCAAAAGCTCCAAAAAATTAA
- the lipA gene encoding lipoyl synthase, translating into MTNNPNSLISKPEWLRVKAPQVERIGNTANLLNDLNLNTVCQEASCPNIGECFASGTATFLIMGPGCTRACPYCDIDFDRSKRDLDPTEPYRLAEAVFRMKLKHVVITSVNRDDLEDGGASQFFQCVHQIREKSPETTIELLIPDLCGNWKALEKVLDSNPNVLNHNIETVSSLYKKVRPQGKYERTLELLKRTRDYSPKIYTKSGFMLGLGEKDEEVLSLLKDLKSNFVDIVTIGQYLSPGPNHLPVKRFVSPSKFNYFKVFGEKDLNFMQVVSSPLTRSSYHAEEIQKLMKKYPR; encoded by the coding sequence GTGACTAATAATCCTAATAGTTTAATTTCAAAACCTGAATGGTTAAGGGTTAAAGCTCCACAAGTTGAGCGAATTGGTAATACTGCAAATTTATTAAATGATTTAAATCTCAATACAGTATGTCAAGAAGCAAGCTGTCCAAATATCGGCGAATGTTTTGCTAGTGGAACTGCAACTTTCCTCATAATGGGTCCTGGTTGTACTAGGGCATGTCCATATTGCGATATTGATTTTGATAGATCTAAGAGAGACTTAGACCCAACTGAACCATATCGTTTAGCCGAAGCTGTTTTTAGAATGAAGCTGAAGCATGTTGTAATCACATCAGTTAATAGAGACGATCTTGAGGATGGTGGCGCATCTCAATTTTTTCAATGTGTTCATCAAATAAGAGAAAAATCTCCTGAAACTACTATTGAGCTTCTAATACCTGATCTTTGTGGCAACTGGAAAGCGCTTGAAAAAGTTCTTGATTCAAATCCAAATGTTTTAAACCACAATATTGAGACTGTGTCTTCGCTATATAAAAAAGTAAGACCTCAAGGCAAATATGAAAGAACTCTTGAGTTGCTTAAAAGAACCAGAGACTATTCTCCCAAAATTTATACAAAGTCAGGCTTCATGCTTGGTTTAGGGGAAAAAGACGAGGAGGTCTTAAGTCTGCTTAAGGATTTAAAAAGTAATTTCGTTGATATTGTTACTATTGGCCAATATTTATCTCCTGGCCCTAATCATTTACCTGTTAAAAGATTTGTAAGTCCTTCAAAATTTAACTACTTTAAAGTGTTCGGGGAAAAAGATTTAAACTTCATGCAAGTAGTTAGTTCTCCTTTAACTCGTAGTAGCTACCATGCTGAAGAGATTCAAAAACTTATGAAAAAGTATCCAAGATAG
- the rpsG gene encoding 30S ribosomal protein S7 has protein sequence MSRRNAAVKRTVLPDPQFNSRLASMMISRLMKHGKKSTAQRILSDAFSLIGERTGGNAVELFETAVKNATPLVEVRARRVGGATYQVPMEVRQERGTAMALRWLVTFSRARNGKSMSQKLAGELMDAANETGSAVKKREDTHKMAEANKAFAHYRY, from the coding sequence ATGTCACGTCGTAATGCAGCAGTAAAAAGAACAGTTCTTCCAGATCCTCAATTTAATAGTCGTCTTGCATCTATGATGATTTCTCGTTTGATGAAACATGGTAAAAAATCTACAGCTCAAAGAATATTGTCTGATGCTTTTTCTTTGATAGGTGAGAGAACAGGTGGTAATGCAGTCGAATTATTTGAAACAGCTGTAAAAAATGCTACTCCTCTTGTTGAGGTAAGAGCTAGAAGAGTTGGAGGTGCAACATATCAAGTACCCATGGAAGTACGCCAAGAGAGGGGTACAGCTATGGCATTAAGATGGCTTGTTACATTTTCACGTGCAAGAAATGGCAAAAGTATGTCCCAAAAACTTGCGGGTGAGTTGATGGATGCAGCAAATGAAACTGGTAGTGCAGTTAAAAAAAGAGAAGACACTCACAAAATGGCTGAAGCTAATAAAGCTTTTGCACATTACAGATATTAA
- the gltB gene encoding glutamate synthase large subunit, which translates to MGESIKRIIGPYQDSYSPNGIIGEKDACGVGFVANVEGIESNWILKQSLKGLNCMEHRGGCGGDSDSGDGAGILCSIPWGYLDEELNLINKQNLDRGLGMVFMPNKKKKIEECKSICEEEAEKLRVKETSWRQVPVNNEILGPLAKANVPYICQWILYIDKKDNQNIERLLFQLRKRIEKKIRETFKNDVGDCEFYFASLSSQTVVYKGMVRSEILSEFYQDLKKENFKVSFSVYHRRFSTNTLPKWPLAQPMRFLGHNGEINTLLGNINWAKASETHIDDFWGELSNEIKPIVDVNKSDSSNLDATLEINIRSGQPITDSLLKLVPEAFRDQPDLEQRENIKSFYEYSASIQEAWDGPALLVFADGNFVGATLDRNGLRPARYSITNDGFVIMGSETGVVDLEEEKVIEKGRLGPGQMLAVDFYQNRILRNWEVKSEAAQRHDYKNLLSNRTIKIENNEWVKDCKLKDLELLQQQTAYGFSAEDNDLILDSMASLAKEPTYCMGDDIPLAVLSSKPHILYDYFKQRFAQVTNPPIDPLREKLVMSLEMHLGERCTPFEIKDAKPFVHLESPILNEEELISIKKSKIKSQTISSLFDLEEGIQGLENQLKAICKQSELSIQEGCSLIIISDKGINPKKTFIPPLLAVGAIHHYLLKKEIRLKASLIVETGQCWSTHHLACLIGYGASAVCPWLTFEAGRHWLKHPKTQKLIDSKKINPLSTVDVQENIKKALEDGLRKILSKIGISLLSSYHGAQIFEAVGLGSDLIKIAFDGTTSRIAGITLKELTNETLSIHTKAYPEIDLKKLEFLGFVQFRNNGEYHSNNPEMSKVLHSAVKQGPGYDHFETYKKLISNRPTTSLRDLLTINSTRKSIPLEQVESVESICKRFCTGGMSLGALSREAHEVLAVAMNRIGGKSNSGEGGEDPARFNVLNDIDENTRSATLPFIKGLENGDTACSAIKQIASGRFGVTPEYLRSGKQLEIKMAQGAKPGEGGQLPGPKVDSYIAKLRNSKPGVALISPPPHHDIYSIEDLAQLIHDLHQVHPKAKVSVKLVSEIGIGTIAAGVSKANADVIQISGHDGGTGASPLSSIKHAGLPWELGVAEVHKSLLENNLRERVILRTDGGLKTGWDVVIAALLGAEEYGFGSVAMIAEGCIMARVCHTNKCPVGVATQKEELRKRFKGIPENVVNFFLYIAEEVRQIMSSIGVSNMEELIGNQEFLSARNIDLPKTSNIDLSSLVNENSTPDRSWLKHLKTAHSNGSVLEDEFLSDTKFTDSIKNHEILTKEIEIKNTDRSVCAKISGEIAELHGNTGFNGELNLNFKGYAGQSFGAFLLKGMNVQLIGEANDYVCKGMNGGILTIIPPKINEISAEQVILGNTCLYGATGGKLFALGKSGERFAVRNSGATAVTEGAGDHCCEYMTGGKVVILGSTGRNIGAGMTGGIAFIIDENNDLSNKVNKEIVSIHQITSSKQENILLEIIREYKAKTNSLKAAKIIENWSHFKSTFKLIVPPSEEEMLGIKKM; encoded by the coding sequence ATGGGAGAGAGTATCAAAAGAATCATTGGCCCATATCAAGATAGTTATTCCCCAAATGGAATAATTGGAGAGAAAGATGCTTGTGGAGTTGGTTTTGTAGCAAATGTTGAAGGTATAGAAAGCAACTGGATCCTTAAACAATCACTAAAGGGCCTCAACTGCATGGAGCATAGAGGAGGTTGTGGAGGAGATAGTGATTCAGGCGATGGAGCAGGCATTTTATGTTCAATTCCGTGGGGTTATTTAGATGAAGAATTAAATCTTATAAATAAACAAAATTTGGATAGAGGTTTAGGTATGGTTTTTATGCCTAATAAAAAAAAGAAAATTGAAGAATGCAAATCAATTTGTGAGGAGGAAGCAGAAAAATTAAGAGTCAAAGAAACATCTTGGAGACAAGTCCCTGTAAATAATGAAATCTTAGGTCCTTTAGCCAAAGCAAATGTCCCGTATATTTGCCAGTGGATTTTATACATAGATAAAAAAGATAATCAGAATATTGAAAGGCTTTTGTTCCAATTAAGGAAAAGAATTGAAAAAAAAATAAGAGAAACCTTTAAAAACGATGTTGGGGATTGTGAATTTTATTTTGCCTCACTTAGTTCTCAAACAGTTGTGTATAAAGGTATGGTGAGGTCTGAAATATTATCTGAATTCTATCAAGATCTAAAAAAAGAGAATTTTAAGGTCTCATTTTCCGTTTATCATAGGAGATTTAGTACAAATACTCTTCCAAAATGGCCACTTGCCCAGCCCATGAGATTTTTAGGGCATAACGGGGAAATCAACACTCTTTTGGGAAATATTAATTGGGCTAAGGCTTCAGAAACGCATATAGATGATTTTTGGGGAGAGCTATCTAATGAAATAAAGCCTATTGTAGATGTAAATAAAAGTGATTCATCAAATCTTGATGCAACCCTTGAAATTAATATTCGTTCAGGCCAACCAATAACTGATTCATTATTAAAACTTGTTCCTGAAGCATTTAGAGATCAACCAGACCTTGAACAGAGAGAGAATATTAAATCATTTTATGAGTATTCTGCGAGCATACAAGAAGCTTGGGATGGTCCTGCTCTACTTGTATTCGCAGATGGAAATTTTGTAGGAGCAACGCTTGATAGAAATGGTCTAAGACCAGCAAGATATTCAATAACAAATGATGGTTTTGTAATAATGGGTTCCGAAACAGGTGTAGTAGATCTTGAAGAGGAAAAAGTAATAGAAAAAGGTCGATTAGGACCGGGACAAATGTTAGCGGTTGATTTTTATCAAAATAGAATTCTCAGAAATTGGGAGGTAAAATCTGAAGCGGCTCAAAGACATGATTATAAAAATCTCCTCAGTAATAGAACTATAAAAATTGAAAATAATGAATGGGTTAAAGACTGCAAACTAAAAGACCTTGAGTTGTTGCAACAACAAACTGCATACGGGTTTTCAGCAGAAGATAATGACCTTATCTTAGATTCAATGGCTTCATTAGCTAAAGAGCCTACTTATTGCATGGGCGATGACATCCCATTAGCAGTTCTTTCATCTAAGCCACATATTTTATACGACTACTTTAAGCAAAGATTTGCGCAAGTTACTAATCCTCCTATTGACCCTCTGAGAGAAAAACTTGTAATGAGTTTAGAGATGCATCTAGGAGAAAGATGTACACCATTTGAAATTAAAGATGCTAAACCCTTTGTTCATTTAGAAAGTCCGATTCTTAATGAGGAAGAACTCATTTCCATCAAAAAATCAAAAATTAAATCTCAGACAATTTCAAGTTTGTTTGATTTAGAGGAAGGTATTCAAGGCTTAGAGAACCAATTAAAAGCAATCTGTAAACAGAGTGAGCTGTCTATACAAGAAGGTTGCTCTTTAATTATCATTTCTGATAAGGGAATTAATCCTAAAAAGACTTTTATACCTCCTTTACTTGCTGTTGGAGCAATTCATCATTATCTTCTTAAAAAAGAAATCAGGCTAAAAGCTTCTCTAATAGTTGAGACCGGTCAATGCTGGAGTACACATCACTTAGCTTGTTTAATTGGATATGGAGCAAGTGCAGTTTGCCCTTGGTTGACCTTCGAAGCAGGTAGACACTGGTTAAAACATCCAAAAACACAAAAACTCATTGATAGCAAAAAAATAAATCCATTATCAACAGTTGATGTTCAAGAAAATATTAAAAAAGCTTTAGAAGACGGTCTAAGAAAAATTCTCTCAAAAATAGGCATCTCACTTTTATCTAGTTACCATGGTGCACAAATTTTTGAAGCTGTAGGCCTTGGATCTGACTTAATAAAAATTGCCTTTGATGGTACAACAAGTCGTATAGCTGGCATAACACTAAAAGAATTAACTAATGAAACACTTTCAATACATACGAAAGCCTATCCAGAGATCGATTTAAAAAAATTAGAATTTTTGGGATTTGTACAATTTAGAAATAATGGAGAATATCATTCCAATAACCCAGAGATGTCCAAAGTTTTACATTCAGCGGTAAAACAAGGACCAGGATACGATCATTTTGAAACTTACAAAAAACTTATTAGTAATAGACCGACAACATCTCTTAGAGATTTACTAACAATTAATTCAACAAGAAAAAGTATTCCATTAGAGCAAGTTGAAAGTGTTGAATCAATTTGCAAAAGGTTCTGTACTGGAGGAATGAGTTTAGGTGCTTTATCCAGAGAAGCGCATGAAGTTTTAGCAGTTGCAATGAATAGAATTGGTGGAAAAAGTAATAGTGGAGAAGGAGGAGAAGATCCAGCTCGTTTTAATGTTTTAAATGATATCGATGAAAATACTAGGTCAGCGACGTTGCCATTTATTAAAGGCTTAGAGAATGGAGATACCGCATGCTCAGCTATTAAACAAATAGCATCAGGAAGGTTTGGAGTTACACCTGAATATCTAAGAAGTGGTAAACAACTCGAAATTAAAATGGCTCAAGGTGCAAAACCCGGGGAGGGGGGACAATTACCTGGTCCAAAAGTTGATTCTTACATCGCAAAACTAAGAAATAGTAAACCTGGAGTAGCTTTAATATCTCCTCCCCCGCATCATGATATTTATTCAATTGAAGATTTAGCTCAACTTATCCACGACTTACACCAAGTTCATCCAAAAGCGAAAGTAAGCGTTAAACTTGTTTCTGAAATTGGTATAGGCACTATTGCTGCTGGAGTAAGCAAAGCTAATGCAGATGTAATTCAAATATCAGGCCATGACGGAGGTACAGGCGCTTCACCCCTTAGTTCTATTAAACATGCAGGTTTACCATGGGAACTTGGTGTTGCTGAGGTTCATAAATCTCTCTTAGAGAATAACCTACGCGAAAGAGTAATTTTGAGAACTGATGGAGGTCTTAAAACAGGCTGGGACGTAGTTATTGCAGCTTTACTAGGTGCTGAAGAATACGGTTTTGGTTCTGTAGCGATGATTGCGGAAGGATGCATAATGGCTCGGGTTTGTCATACAAACAAGTGTCCTGTTGGAGTTGCCACTCAAAAAGAAGAATTAAGAAAAAGATTTAAAGGTATTCCAGAAAATGTCGTCAATTTTTTCTTGTATATTGCTGAAGAAGTAAGACAGATAATGAGTAGTATCGGTGTCTCTAATATGGAAGAACTTATTGGTAATCAAGAATTTCTTTCTGCAAGAAATATCGATCTTCCAAAAACTTCTAATATTGATCTTTCTTCTTTAGTAAATGAAAACTCAACCCCTGATAGATCATGGTTAAAACACTTAAAGACTGCCCATAGTAATGGTTCTGTATTAGAAGACGAATTTTTGTCTGATACTAAATTTACAGATTCAATTAAAAATCACGAAATATTAACCAAAGAAATTGAGATAAAAAATACAGATAGAAGTGTTTGTGCGAAAATATCAGGCGAAATCGCAGAACTTCATGGCAATACTGGCTTCAATGGAGAACTCAACTTAAATTTCAAAGGATATGCAGGACAAAGCTTTGGTGCCTTTTTATTGAAGGGAATGAATGTTCAATTAATCGGAGAAGCTAATGATTATGTTTGTAAAGGAATGAATGGAGGCATACTCACAATAATTCCACCAAAAATAAATGAAATCTCCGCCGAACAAGTTATTTTAGGAAACACCTGTCTTTATGGAGCAACAGGTGGAAAATTATTTGCATTAGGAAAGTCGGGAGAAAGATTTGCGGTTAGAAATAGTGGTGCTACAGCGGTAACAGAAGGAGCAGGTGATCATTGTTGTGAATACATGACTGGTGGGAAAGTAGTTATATTAGGTTCCACAGGAAGGAATATTGGTGCGGGCATGACTGGTGGCATAGCTTTTATAATCGATGAAAATAATGATTTAAGTAATAAAGTAAATAAAGAAATAGTAAGCATTCATCAAATAACTTCATCAAAACAGGAAAATATCTTATTGGAAATTATTAGAGAATATAAAGCAAAAACAAATAGCTTAAAGGCTGCCAAAATAATTGAAAATTGGTCTCATTTTAAGAGTACTTTCAAATTAATTGTTCCCCCAAGCGAAGAAGAGATGCTTGGTATAAAAAAAATGTAA
- a CDS encoding YciI family protein, whose product MPFFVKTEIIKKKYLINDDLKRKIINEHIDWVKKLKTEGINIKSGFLVDELNRPGDGGLLILEMNNYRNALKIIKKDPMIKNDLVEWKLNEWVDPSK is encoded by the coding sequence ATGCCTTTCTTTGTAAAAACTGAAATTATAAAAAAAAAATACTTAATTAATGATGATTTAAAACGAAAAATAATTAACGAACATATTGATTGGGTAAAAAAATTAAAAACAGAGGGAATTAATATAAAAAGTGGCTTTTTGGTAGATGAGTTAAATAGGCCAGGTGACGGCGGATTACTTATTCTTGAGATGAATAACTATAGAAATGCATTAAAAATAATAAAGAAAGATCCAATGATTAAAAATGATCTCGTTGAATGGAAATTAAATGAGTGGGTTGATCCAAGTAAATGA
- the fusA gene encoding elongation factor G, protein MARDFPLERVRNIGIAAHIDAGKTTTTERILFYSGVVHKIGEVHDGAAVTDWMAQERERGITITAAAISTSWQDHRINIIDTPGHVDFTIEVERSMRVLDGVIAVFCAVGGVQPQSETVWRQADRYSVPRMVFVNKMDRTGADFLKVNKQIKDRLKANALPIQLPIGAEGDLTGIIDLVANKAYLYKNDLGTDIEEAPIPAEMEEEAAEWRYKLMESVAENDEELIEVFLDTGELSTEQLKKGIREGVLKHGLVPVLCGSAFKNKGVQLVLDAVVDYLPAPVDVKPIQGVLPSGKEDVRPSDDNAPFSALAFKVMSDPYGKLTFVRMYSGVLSKGSYVMNSTKDAKERISRLVILKADEREEVDELRAGDLGAVLGLKNTTTGDTLCNTEDPIVLETLFIPEPVISVAVEPKTKGDMEKLSKALTALSEEDPTFRVSTDPETNQTVIAGMGELHLEILVDRMLREFKVEANIGAPQVSYRETIRSSSKGEGKYARQTGGKGQYGHVIIEMEPAEVGKGFEFVNKIVGGAVPKEYIGPASNGMKETCESGVLAGYPLIDVKVTLVDGSFHDVDSSEMAFKIAGSMAFKDGVKKCNPVLLEPMMKVEVESPDDFLGSVIGDLSSRRGQVEGQSVDDGLSKVQAKVPLAEMFGYATQLRSMTQGRGIFSMEFANYEEVPRNVAEAIISKNQGNS, encoded by the coding sequence TTGGCACGCGACTTTCCCCTAGAACGAGTAAGGAACATAGGTATAGCCGCTCATATTGATGCAGGGAAGACAACAACAACTGAAAGAATATTGTTTTATTCAGGTGTAGTTCACAAGATAGGAGAGGTTCATGATGGTGCTGCCGTTACAGATTGGATGGCTCAAGAAAGAGAAAGAGGTATAACTATTACTGCTGCTGCAATATCTACTAGTTGGCAAGATCACAGAATTAATATTATTGATACTCCCGGACACGTTGACTTTACTATTGAAGTTGAAAGGTCAATGAGAGTCTTGGACGGTGTGATAGCTGTATTTTGCGCAGTTGGTGGAGTTCAGCCTCAATCTGAAACAGTTTGGCGTCAAGCAGACAGATATTCTGTCCCAAGAATGGTTTTTGTTAATAAAATGGATCGGACTGGTGCAGATTTTCTAAAAGTTAATAAACAAATTAAAGATCGACTAAAGGCTAATGCACTTCCAATCCAACTACCTATTGGAGCTGAAGGAGATCTTACAGGCATTATTGATTTAGTTGCCAACAAAGCATATCTTTACAAAAATGACTTAGGTACTGACATAGAAGAAGCACCAATTCCAGCTGAAATGGAAGAGGAAGCTGCTGAGTGGAGATATAAGTTGATGGAAAGTGTTGCAGAAAATGATGAAGAGTTAATTGAGGTTTTTCTTGATACAGGAGAATTATCTACAGAACAACTTAAAAAAGGTATTAGGGAGGGTGTATTAAAACATGGATTAGTTCCTGTTCTCTGTGGGTCAGCTTTTAAGAATAAAGGAGTTCAACTTGTATTAGACGCTGTTGTCGATTACTTACCAGCGCCAGTTGATGTAAAACCAATACAAGGTGTTTTACCAAGTGGCAAAGAAGATGTTAGACCTTCAGATGATAATGCTCCTTTCAGTGCGCTAGCATTTAAAGTGATGTCAGATCCCTATGGGAAACTAACTTTTGTAAGAATGTATTCAGGTGTTCTTTCCAAAGGAAGTTATGTTATGAATTCCACTAAGGATGCTAAAGAGAGAATTTCTAGATTAGTTATTCTCAAGGCTGATGAAAGAGAGGAGGTGGATGAATTGAGGGCTGGGGATTTAGGAGCTGTATTAGGTCTTAAGAATACAACAACTGGCGACACTTTATGTAATACAGAAGATCCAATAGTTTTGGAGACATTATTTATCCCTGAACCAGTTATCTCGGTGGCTGTTGAGCCAAAAACTAAAGGCGATATGGAAAAATTGTCAAAAGCTTTAACTGCCTTGTCTGAAGAAGATCCAACCTTTAGGGTAAGTACAGATCCTGAGACAAATCAAACTGTTATTGCAGGCATGGGTGAGTTGCACCTAGAAATCCTCGTCGACAGAATGCTAAGGGAATTTAAAGTTGAAGCGAATATAGGAGCTCCTCAGGTTTCATATAGAGAGACTATTAGGTCTAGTTCTAAAGGTGAAGGTAAATATGCAAGACAGACTGGAGGAAAAGGTCAATATGGTCATGTAATTATTGAAATGGAACCTGCAGAAGTTGGTAAAGGTTTTGAATTTGTAAACAAAATTGTTGGCGGAGCTGTACCAAAAGAGTATATTGGACCTGCGTCTAATGGCATGAAAGAAACCTGTGAATCTGGTGTTCTTGCAGGTTATCCACTTATTGATGTAAAAGTAACACTAGTCGATGGTTCATTCCACGATGTAGACTCATCTGAAATGGCCTTCAAAATTGCAGGTTCCATGGCTTTTAAAGACGGGGTTAAAAAATGCAATCCTGTCCTTTTAGAGCCTATGATGAAAGTTGAGGTCGAAAGTCCTGACGACTTTCTTGGATCTGTAATTGGTGATCTCTCTTCTAGAAGAGGTCAAGTAGAAGGACAATCTGTTGATGATGGATTGTCTAAGGTGCAGGCCAAAGTGCCCTTAGCCGAAATGTTCGGTTATGCCACTCAACTCCGATCAATGACTCAAGGTCGGGGTATATTTTCAATGGAGTTCGCAAATTATGAGGAAGTTCCTCGTAATGTTGCTGAAGCTATCATTTCCAAGAATCAGGGCAACTCCTGA